One Longimicrobium sp. DNA segment encodes these proteins:
- the rpsP gene encoding 30S ribosomal protein S16, with product MALKIRLRRMGRKKAPHYRIVIAESANARDGRFVANIGHYNPTTNPMTLVVNREKALFWLAQGATPTDTVNSLLKKGGVFQPVPEGVVENVAAAASGAVQGAGRAAKGAAGAVSGAASAAAGAVTGVASTAAGAVTGAASTAAGAVSDAASSAAGVVTGAASSAASAVADTVRSAVERVTGGGGDAAADAPAAETADAPAAEGAADATEENAG from the coding sequence ATGGCACTCAAGATTCGCCTCCGCCGGATGGGCCGTAAGAAGGCCCCGCACTACCGCATCGTCATCGCGGAAAGCGCCAATGCGCGCGACGGCCGGTTCGTGGCCAACATCGGCCACTACAACCCGACCACCAACCCCATGACCCTCGTGGTCAATCGGGAGAAGGCGCTCTTCTGGCTCGCCCAGGGCGCCACGCCCACCGACACGGTCAACTCGCTCCTCAAGAAGGGCGGCGTCTTCCAGCCCGTCCCCGAGGGTGTGGTGGAGAACGTCGCCGCCGCCGCCTCCGGTGCCGTCCAGGGCGCCGGGCGCGCCGCCAAGGGCGCCGCGGGTGCCGTTTCCGGTGCCGCTTCGGCTGCAGCCGGCGCGGTGACGGGCGTGGCCTCCACGGCCGCCGGCGCGGTGACGGGCGCTGCTTCGACCGCCGCCGGTGCGGTGTCGGACGCCGCTTCGTCGGCTGCCGGTGTGGTGACCGGTGCGGCTTCCAGCGCGGCTTCGGCGGTTGCGGACACCGTCCGCTCCGCCGTCGAGCGGGTGACCGGCGGCGGCGGCGACGCCGCGGCGGACGCCCCCGCGGCCGAGACGGCAGATGCGCCCGCGGCCGAAGGTGCCGCCGACGCGACCGAAGAGAACGCCGGCTGA
- the rimM gene encoding ribosome maturation factor RimM (Essential for efficient processing of 16S rRNA) — protein sequence MTESEGDFLIVGAVQKPHGIKGEVFVRVETDHPTDVFATGRVVRLADAEGRPIDRSLTIERARPFKGGLLVKAVEIGPRDPHGRESDVDALRGLTLVIPRGEARPLDEDEVFLHQLVGLTVAADEGTVGTVRELYDAPSGFLLAVDRPGKGELLIPFVKAMVRRIDVEAGVLELNAPPGLLEL from the coding sequence GTGACTGAGTCCGAGGGGGACTTCCTGATCGTCGGCGCGGTGCAGAAGCCGCACGGCATCAAGGGAGAAGTGTTCGTCCGCGTGGAGACCGACCATCCCACGGACGTCTTCGCCACCGGCCGCGTGGTGCGGCTGGCGGACGCGGAGGGGCGCCCCATCGACCGCTCGCTCACCATCGAGCGGGCCCGTCCCTTCAAGGGCGGGCTGCTGGTGAAGGCGGTCGAGATCGGTCCGCGCGACCCGCACGGGCGCGAGTCGGACGTGGACGCGCTGCGGGGGCTCACCCTGGTGATCCCCCGCGGCGAGGCCCGGCCGCTGGACGAGGACGAGGTCTTCCTCCACCAGCTCGTCGGCCTCACCGTGGCGGCGGACGAGGGAACGGTGGGGACGGTGCGCGAGCTGTACGACGCGCCCTCCGGCTTCCTGCTGGCGGTGGACCGCCCGGGCAAGGGCGAGCTCCTCATCCCCTTCGTGAAGGCGATGGTGCGCCGCATAGACGTGGAGGCCGGGGTGCTGGAGCTGAACGCTCCGCCGGGGCTCCTGGAGCTGTGA
- the trmD gene encoding tRNA (guanosine(37)-N1)-methyltransferase TrmD gives MKLRVNVVTLFPDFFRGPLGLSIPARAAAAGLVEYRLVQLRDFTHDRHQTVDDAPFGGGAGMVMKPAPFFEAVESLAPEGRDRPEGAILLMSARGKRFTHEDAVRLSLEPEITLLCGHYKDVDQRVAEGLATEEVCLGDFIVSGGEIPALAVVDAVVRLLPGAISDHESASTDSFYDGWLSPPSYTRPAEFRGMGVPPVLLSGDHARIAAWRRDEAERLTRERRPELLERPGTS, from the coding sequence GTGAAGCTCCGCGTCAACGTCGTCACCCTCTTCCCGGATTTTTTTCGGGGTCCGCTGGGGCTGAGCATACCGGCGCGGGCGGCGGCGGCGGGGCTGGTGGAGTACCGGCTGGTTCAGCTTCGCGACTTCACCCACGACCGCCACCAGACGGTGGACGACGCGCCGTTCGGCGGCGGGGCGGGGATGGTGATGAAGCCGGCCCCCTTCTTCGAGGCCGTGGAGTCGCTGGCGCCGGAGGGGCGGGACCGTCCCGAGGGGGCGATCCTCCTGATGTCCGCGCGGGGCAAGAGGTTCACGCACGAGGACGCCGTGCGGCTGTCGCTGGAGCCGGAGATCACCCTGCTGTGCGGCCACTACAAGGACGTGGACCAGCGGGTGGCGGAAGGGCTGGCGACGGAGGAGGTCTGCCTGGGAGACTTCATCGTCTCCGGGGGCGAGATCCCGGCGCTGGCGGTGGTGGACGCGGTGGTCAGGCTCCTTCCGGGAGCCATCAGCGACCACGAGTCCGCTTCCACGGATTCGTTCTACGACGGGTGGCTGAGCCCCCCCTCGTACACGCGCCCCGCGGAGTTTCGCGGGATGGGGGTGCCCCCGGTGCTCCTTTCGGGGGACCACGCGCGCATCGCCGCGTGGCGGCGGGACGAGGCCGAGCGCCTCACCCGCGAGCGGCGGCCCGAGCTGCTGGAGCGGCCGGGAACGAGTTGA
- the rplS gene encoding 50S ribosomal protein L19 codes for MHPFMETQKEYLREGLPQFRPGDTLRVNVRVREGDKERIQAFEGVCIARKHGGVHETFKVRKISGGVGVERTFPLHSPMLASIEVVRQGRVRRAKLYYLRNLRGKAARIRERRTARPGAK; via the coding sequence ATGCATCCGTTCATGGAGACCCAGAAGGAATATCTGCGGGAGGGCCTTCCGCAGTTCCGCCCCGGCGACACCCTGCGCGTGAACGTGCGGGTTCGCGAGGGCGACAAGGAGCGCATCCAGGCGTTCGAGGGCGTCTGCATCGCGCGCAAGCATGGCGGCGTGCACGAGACATTCAAGGTCCGCAAGATCTCGGGCGGCGTGGGCGTGGAGCGCACTTTCCCGCTGCACTCCCCGATGCTCGCGAGCATCGAGGTGGTGCGCCAGGGCCGCGTGCGCCGCGCCAAGCTGTACTACCTGCGCAACCTGCGCGGCAAGGCGGCCCGCATCCGCGAGCGGCGTACGGCCCGGCCCGGCGCGAAGTAA
- a CDS encoding ribonuclease HII — MPTTKRPRRPSPARLRKLLATETGLWERGMSFVAGVDEVGRGPLAGPVVAAAVILPQGCWIPGVTDSKQLTAATRLELIGRITECCVAFAVGAASAREIDRINIRRATALAMSRAIARLPVPADHLLVDGLPVPELGVGTHTAIVQGDGCVHCIAAASILAKVTRDRLMDRLSRRYPGYGWERNKGYGTAEHLAALARQGPTPHHRTSFAPVRVNFDPTLS; from the coding sequence GTGCCAACCACCAAGCGCCCGCGCCGCCCCTCACCGGCCCGGCTGCGGAAGCTGCTCGCCACCGAGACCGGGCTCTGGGAGCGCGGGATGTCGTTCGTGGCGGGGGTGGACGAGGTGGGGCGGGGGCCGCTCGCCGGGCCCGTGGTCGCCGCGGCGGTGATCCTGCCGCAGGGGTGCTGGATCCCGGGGGTCACGGACAGCAAGCAGCTCACGGCGGCGACGCGGCTGGAGCTGATCGGGCGCATCACGGAGTGCTGCGTGGCGTTCGCGGTCGGCGCGGCGTCGGCGCGGGAGATCGACCGCATCAACATCCGCCGGGCGACCGCGCTGGCGATGAGCCGGGCCATCGCGCGCCTCCCCGTTCCCGCGGACCACCTGCTGGTGGACGGGCTCCCCGTGCCGGAGCTGGGGGTGGGGACGCATACCGCCATCGTGCAGGGCGACGGCTGCGTGCACTGCATCGCCGCCGCGTCGATCCTGGCCAAGGTCACGCGCGACCGGCTGATGGACCGGCTGTCGCGGCGGTACCCGGGCTACGGCTGGGAGCGCAACAAGGGGTACGGCACCGCCGAGCACCTGGCGGCGCTCGCGCGGCAGGGCCCCACGCCGCACCACCGCACCTCGTTCGCGCCGGTGCGCGTCAACTTCGACCCAACGCTTTCCTGA